The following coding sequences lie in one Gadus morhua chromosome 20, gadMor3.0, whole genome shotgun sequence genomic window:
- the LOC115532853 gene encoding FUN14 domain-containing protein 1, protein MCCHVTGLSRVSHAHLQARVRTHPEQYRGRLASHPSIGFLCCIMITPPVPEGATEDTALSHHQGSLNTKMASREKDLEEEIYDKVVDLTEYAKRQRWWNRVFGKNSGPIAAKYSVATQIALGGASGWCAGYLCQKVGKVAATAVGGGLLLLQIANNTGYIQVDWKRVEKDVDKAKRQLKKNTDKAVPELNTFMEKSTDFVKKNIVVTSGFVGGFLLGLAS, encoded by the exons ATGTGTTGTCACGTGACAGGCTTGTCTCGAGTGTCTCACGCACACTTACAAGCACGCGTACGTACACACCCAGAGCAGTACCGAGGAAGACTCGCCTCACACCCGTCGATTGGTTTCTTGTGCTGTATTATGATTAC TCCTCCGGTACCAGAGGGGGCAACGGAGGACACTGCGCTGTCACATCACCAAGGATCACTGAATACCAAAATGGCGAGCCGCGAGAAGG ATCTTGAAGAAGAAATTTACGACAAGGTCGTAGATCTGACAGAGTATGCCAAGCGTCAACGATGGTGGAACCGTGTGTTCGGAAAAAACAGCGGCCCTATCGCCGCGAAATATTCAGTTGCCACTCAGATTGCCTTAGGTGGAGCTAGTGGATG GTGTGCAGGATATCTCTGTCAGAAGGTTGGAAAGGTTGCTGCTACGGCCGTAGGAGGAGGTCTTCTTTTGTTGCAG ATTGCCAATAATACGGGATACATTCAAGTAGACTGGAAGCGAGTAGAGAAGGATGTCGACAAAGCCAAAAGACAGTTAAAGAAGAATACAGACAAAGCTGTGCCAGAACTTAACACATTTATGGAGAAG TCCACAGATTTTGtgaagaaaaacattgttgtcaCCAGCGGTTTCGTCGGTGGATTCCTGCTGGGCCTAGCGTCCTAA